The Pseudomonas cucumis sequence GTCATCGGCCAGTATCTGCAGCTTCGCCAGCAATATCAGCCGCAACTGATCGCGCAGGGGCAGGTCAGGGCGGTAGGCCGTTTCCTGTTCGGCCGTCACCCGTGCCCATAACTGATTGAGGATCTCGGCGAACAATTCTTCCTTGCTCGGGAAGTGGTTGTACACCGTGCGCTTCGACACGCCAGCGGTGGCGGCGATCTTGTCCATGCTGGTGATGTCGAAACCGTTGGCACGGAACTCGGCAATCGCCGCCTGAATGATGGCTTCGCGTTTACGGTCAGTGAGGCGCTGGGGAGCTGTCATAAATACGCTTAGGCAGGAAGAAGTGGGGAACTACACTTGGTAGTTTACTTGTGATCAGCTTTGATGCAACCTTGGAACTACACTGTGCAGTGTAATGTTTTGTTAATCCTGCCCAGTAAAAAATAGAATCTGCGGCTGATGCGTGCGTGCCTTGGCCATTTATCGTCCCAAGCGAAAAATCGTGTGCTGCGGTTTTTCTGGAGTCATTCAGTCATGGCCACTTCAACTTCTCCAGCGGATAACGCCTCAACGCCTGAAGCTTCACGACAGGCTCAAGGGCAGTACCGAAATCATGTACCGGTAAAGCGCGAAGGCTTTCGCAAAACCTTGCGCATTATTTGGAACATGATCTTTCACAAACCACGCGACACCCGGCCGTCCACCCCGGTCCCGGTGCAAACCCTTACCCAGGCTGCGTTGATCGCCGCGCCCAATCACAGTGTCTATCGCCTCGGCCATTCCACCGTACTGCTCAAGTTGCGGGACAAATTCTGGATCACCGATCCGGTCTTCGCCGAACGCGCCTCACCGGTGCAATGGGCCGGCCCGAAGCGTTTCCATCAACCGCCGATCAGCCTCGAAGACCTGCCGCCGATTGAAGCGGTGATCCTGTCCCACGATCATTACGACCACCTCGACTATCAGGCTGTCCTCAAACTGGCGGACAAAACGCAATACTTCCTCACCCCGCTGGGGGTCGGCGACACCCTG is a genomic window containing:
- a CDS encoding TetR/AcrR family transcriptional regulator, with protein sequence MTAPQRLTDRKREAIIQAAIAEFRANGFDITSMDKIAATAGVSKRTVYNHFPSKEELFAEILNQLWARVTAEQETAYRPDLPLRDQLRLILLAKLQILADDNFLDLARVAIAAAIHSPERAQNMVARMGEREESLTVWIRAAQTDGRLKPVAPEFAAQQMQGLLKAFAFWPQISMGQPGLSPEMQHTVMESALDMFLACYEF